CACATTATGCATGAAGTCTTAAAAGTTCACTAAACTATTTCCATGGGATAGAAAAATCTTTTCCAAAAAGTCTAAATGATACTTCCGAATCAGTGGGTTTGAAGGTGCATAAAAATTCAACAGTCAAAAGCTTAGACCCTGGCTCATTAATTTCCCAAACATCCTCCCATCCTACAACCTTAAAAATGACTTCCAATTCAGTATTCATACCTGTGGCTTGTAGTAGGGCTGGATCATAAGCGGGAGTGAGGATGAACCTCCGGGTCTTTAGTTTCTTGTAGATGTCCTTCTCCGTATCGTCCCGGAGCTTGAGCTGCTTCTCTTGCAAGAGAACATTTCTCTCTATGGGGGCTGAATGGGACGACGCTCCAGCAGGGGGAGATGGAGGATCAACCTCCATGTCGGTGCTT
This genomic interval from Miscanthus floridulus cultivar M001 unplaced genomic scaffold, ASM1932011v1 fs_339_1_2, whole genome shotgun sequence contains the following:
- the LOC136531390 gene encoding uncharacterized protein, whose protein sequence is MNGEVQFGGLKIPTLTGRKMSKIVGKLKHVVSFRSTRGSSSRASTDMEVDPPSPPAGASSHSAPIERNVLLQEKQLKLRDDTEKDIYKKLKTRRFILTPAYDPALLQATGMTT